CTGGCCCTCAAAATTGCGTTCGTAGCACCGATCATGAGCCAGCAGGGCCCAGATCGTGCGCGCGTTCTTGTTCGCCAGCGCCACGCTGGCGACGTTCCTGGGCCGGCGCTCGAGCAACCGCGACAGCCACCCCGAGGGCGCCTTGGTGTGAGTGATCGCGGCGCGCGCGCCGTGGATCAACAAGGTGCGCAGATAGCGGTCGCCCCGTTTGCTGATGCCCAGAATCCGAACGCGCCCGCCGGTGCCGACGTGGCGCGGGACCAGGCCCAGCCAGGCGGCGAACTCGCGCCCTGACCGGAACGCTTGCGGATCGCCCATGGCGGCCACCGCCGCGGTGGCCGTGAGCACGCCCACGCCGGGGATCGTCTCCAGCCGCCGGCTGGCCTCGCTGGTGCGATGCCACAGCAACAGCCGTCGCTCAATGACCTCGATCTCCTCGTCCGTGCGCAGGACCCGCGCCCACTGATCGCGCAGACTGTCCACGACCATCGCCGGCAGCCGCTCCGAGACCCGTTCGAGGGCGCCGGGAATGTCGCGCTTGAGACCGGCCCGGCCCTTCGGCATCACCTCCCCGTACTCGGCCAGCAGGCCGCGCAGGCCGTTGATCTGCGCCGTGCGGAACTTCACCAGCTGCTCGCGCATCCGATGAAGCGCCAGCACGCCCTGCTGTTCCTCGGTCTTCACCGCCACGGTGCGCAAGCCGGGCTGCTCTTGTCCGGGGCAAGCGTTTATAATCCCGCTCGCGTAGAGTGGTGGTCACGTAACGTTGAGACCGCGTTGGACGGATTTCCTTTTGAGCATGGACGGTGACGTCCTCGCCGTTGTCGGGCGTATAGGTGCGAACGCGCGTTGAGTCTTTCGAAGGGAGTGGTAATTGAATCTAGTCGAGGGCATCGCCCAAACAGCAGCGGTGCTGGAACTCCGCCCGATTCTTGGCGCCAGACAAGAGATTCGTCGCGGGAACTTGACAAACGCGAAAGCCCCCTATCCTGATAAAATAATCGCCGGATCGCCGGATCGCCGGATCGCTCTTACTAACATGCTATCTTCAGTGCGCCTCCGTCTGGTAGCGCTACTTCCAGTCCTTGTTACATTTCGCGCTGGCCTGATTCTTGGAATTCCGGCCGACACGTCTGCCAGATTCCCTCGATTCACTTGCCGTTCAGACGATCCGCTCCGCTTCTTGGAGTTGTGCAAACCGAGTCATCATGACCATGGCGCAACGGCTTCACGTTCCCCTGACGAGATCGGTTTTTACAACCCAAGT
This portion of the Gammaproteobacteria bacterium genome encodes:
- a CDS encoding IS110 family transposase, producing MINACPGQEQPGLRTVAVKTEEQQGVLALHRMREQLVKFRTAQINGLRGLLAEYGEVMPKGRAGLKRDIPGALERVSERLPAMVVDSLRDQWARVLRTDEEIEVIERRLLLWHRTSEASRRLETIPGVGVLTATAAVAAMGDPQAFRSGREFAAWLGLVPRHVGTGGRVRILGISKRGDRYLRTLLIHGARAAITHTKAPSGWLSRLLERRPRNVASVALANKNARTIWALLAHDRCYERNFEGQPA